The DNA region GATAAAACAGGGAAGATCAAAATTTATTGCTATGGCATCCGCCTATTTCTTAGGCGCTTTCAATGATAATTTTTTTAAGCAGGCAGCTATGTTGATGGCTGTTGTTGCCGGAAACAGTGCATTGCAGGGAAAAGCGACAATTCTTTTTTCTCTTCCTTTTATATTGTTCTCGGCATATTCGGGATGGATGGCTGACCGTTTTTCTAAACGCAAAGTAATTATAGGCGCAAAACTTCTTGAACTGATAGCAATGATAATCGGAGCATACGGTATTATAAGCGTAAACTGGAACTGCATACTTGCAATGATATTTATTATGGGGCTTCAATCTGCCATTTTCGGGCCTGCATTAAACGGCTCCATCCCTGAGCTTTATCCGGAAATATATGTCGGCCATGCCAATGCAGTTGTAAAATTTGTAAGCACAGCAGCCATTTTGGCAGGAATATCTTTAGCCGGTATAGTGCTTGATAAAAAGGGGGATTTTGGGGGTGCCGATTTAGGCCAGGTGCTGGTTGCTGCTGTAATATTGCTGGTAGCCTTATTGGGAGTTTTGGTAAGCTTTGGAGTAAATAAGCGGGAACCTGTGGGAACTTCGGTATCTTTTCCTTTTACAGGGCCTCTCGACTCAATATTGGAATTTTTTGCAATACGTAAAGATCCGGCACTATTCTTAGCTATTATCGGCGATGCTTTTTTTTATTTTTTAAGTCTTCTGGCAGTACTGCATATCAATACATTCGGCCTTATTCAGCTTGGTCTTACACGGACCATGACAAGTCTTCTTACCGTTTCTCTGATGATAGGTATTTGCGCCGGATCTTTCTTGGCTGCAAGAATAGTTGCCAAAAAACCATGGTCAAGTGTATTGTTTCCATCTTCTCTTGGTTTGGGCATAGGATTAATATTAACATTTACTACGCCCAT from Pseudomonadota bacterium includes:
- a CDS encoding MFS transporter — its product is MNYEPEVISRIKQGRSKFIAMASAYFLGAFNDNFFKQAAMLMAVVAGNSALQGKATILFSLPFILFSAYSGWMADRFSKRKVIIGAKLLELIAMIIGAYGIISVNWNCILAMIFIMGLQSAIFGPALNGSIPELYPEIYVGHANAVVKFVSTAAILAGISLAGIVLDKKGDFGGADLGQVLVAAVILLVALLGVLVSFGVNKREPVGTSVSFPFTGPLDSILEFFAIRKDPALFLAIIGDAFFYFLSLLAVLHINTFGLIQLGLTRTMTSLLTVSLMIGICAGSFLAARIVAKKPWSSVLFPSSLGLGIGLILTFTTPMMPESVRQIFLFLFLFITGACGGVFLIPVTSFIQIRPSPDSKGRIISVSNFCSFSAMLIAGQVFIFMDNCLSPSANIGVLGIFSVIASFCFLAIRKRKEINHV